The Fusarium poae strain DAOMC 252244 chromosome 2, whole genome shotgun sequence nucleotide sequence AGCCTCGTGCCACGAGGCACCATAACGCCAGGCAATTTATTCAACACAACTTGGAGATCAGGTTCAGTTTGATGTGACAgatgttgttgatcttgtgatGTTTATCAAAGAGGGGTAATTGATTAATTAATGAATCAATTATTGTTCAACTCTGATATCATCACTTGTCTCCTACAGTCAATGATGAACATGACATTTCCCCTTAACAGCCGATGGTTCAGTGGTGCGACTCTGCTGCATCAAACCTCATTTCACCAGTTCCAATTATCTTTCCTTTGATGTACTAGTTGATGTTGTATTGTTCGGCCCAAGTGACCTGATGCGGTCTGTATGTCCATATCCGGGAATGCCGATTAATAGTAGTAGCAGCATTTTTTAGTTTCTGTATTTGGATGAAGAAAAAGCCGTTGGAAACCCTGGATCCTTGCTTAATTTGAGAGCTCTCCACCCCtaacttgacttgacttccATGGCTTGATAGAGATACCTAGTTAGTATGTAGACTACATGCCTGTAAACACGCGTCCGAGGCTGAACAAAAGGAAAGAAATTCGGTCTATGTGCGGCATCGTGAATCAATTATGTGCTTTTTTATCGCAAGGAAGGATCAGATAGTCTTGGGATCTGCGACGAGGTATGATGCAGCCATTTCAGATAAACACAGAAACATCCAAGACATCAATAGCTGAACACCAACGATATACAGACATTATCTGCATTGTGATTGGTTCACTACGTGCCAACGGACCCAACCGTTATTTCTATTTCCAGTCAGCCTAGGTCTTCAGAttcaacatcgtcaacgCCCTGTAACAAGCGCTCAAACCCTGCTCCGCCCGAGTCTTGCGCCCACTGCCCGTTTACAGGACAGATCATCAAGTGGCTCGTTCGCAATCCCTCCAATGTTTCTTGTCGATTAAGGTCTAATGTCAAGCCCTGAAACATCTCAAGTCTCAAAAGAGGATTCGTGCCCCTTCCACTTCCGCTGTTTCGTCACCTCTTTTTGCCCTTGGATCCAAGCTTTCCCCCCAATCTCACCGCCCTGTCCCTGCATTAACCACTCCTGATTGCTCTTTGCTGCCTTTCTCTAACTCGGATTTCGCCTTTGTGTGCCCTGTCCTCTCTACGACCCCTTCCTGTCCTTCTCCACACCTTCCAGAACGATACAGCACTTGTGTTTCCGAATCTACCTGTCCCAGGCATTGACCATCTCCGACATTTCATCACACTCTTTCTTACCAGACAATCACATACATATTAAACCGCTCCCCTCCCCCCCAGTTTGCCCATCATGTCAACTGCCGCTCAAGAAGAATTTAACGACCTGGTCGCCAAGAATACTCACCGTGAAACCCTCCACCCAGAGGACCGTGACGACCCCGACTTCAAGGATATTCAAGATCTCTCCGAAGAAGACCTTTTCCGCAACGCACAAATCGACAACGCAATGCGCATGCCTACTGTTGATCGCCTCACTGGCGCTGGCGCCTCTGATATCAAGCTTCCACCTGTCTCCTTCGACAGCGGTCGTGCTACCGGCGTCAAGGGCGTCATTGCCGACGCACGAAACTATGAGGCTGCCCGCAAGAACAAGTGGCGACACCGCGTCCGCACTGCCCGCAACAGCATTTTTGGCATTGAGTCTACTCCCGCTCCCGCTAAGAGCGACACCGACAGTAGCGAGGATGATGCCAAGAGCGACGCCGACGAGGAAGCTTTCCTCGCAGAGTGGAGAGAGAGCCGTCGACGCGAGCTCGAGAGTGAGGCCAACAGATCTGTCAGGAACAACCGAAGGACAAGCCCTAGTGTACGCATCTATGGCCGACTAGATGAGGTGGATGCCCTGGGATACCTCGACGCCATTGAGAAGGTTGGAAGGGAAACAACTGTCGTTGTCTTTGTGTATGACCACGAGGTATGTTTTGAGCTATATGTTCTTTGAGTAATCCGATACTAACTGTCTCTTCCAGTGCGAGGTCTCTGCCACTATCGAGCAAGCTCTCATGCCTATTGTCAAGGCCAACCCCGAGGTTCACTTTGTCAAGGTCCACTATGAGGAGATCGAATTTGACAACGCTGCTGTACCCGCAATCCTGGGGTACCGAAACCAGGGTGATCTTTTCGCCAATCTAACGGGTCTGATTGAGATGATCCCCGACGACGAGACCTTCGGTACCTCATCGTTGAGACAACTATTCCAAAAGCACACTATCCTATAGTGCCCTGGATCACATCATTTACACCACACATCACACTACATTAATGCGGCCACGTCTACGACAAAGAATACTTGAATTATTTCTCATTGGCACCGGTTCACATCGAAGCCTTTGATTACGATACCCATACACGGCACTGAGTAACCCTCCGGGAGGGATATATACGTGCTAGTTGTCATTTTCCTATGTTTCATTGACGGAGTTAGAGGGCGGTAAAAGGACTGCTAGATCATTTGGTTTATTACATTTACGCGAAGAGAAGACTGCATGAGTACATTGCAATGATGGCGGTGCCTGTTTATAGACTTTGGATTTACGGATAGAGATACCCTTACTACCTTTTGTGGATATGTCGACATCGGGATATTTGGGCTGGACATGATAATCCTTTTGGGATTAGAAACCAAATGAATTTACAACAGGACTTGCTCTACATTATTACTTTCAAATTGTGATGTGCCTATGTTGTGATAACGATGCAGTGTCCTGTTCTTTGAGTTGACTATGAAATTAGGAAAGCATGCTGTGATTGTGTACGTTGGCACTTTTGTTGTAGCGACGGTCACCAGAAACCCACACACGTAGGTTCAATTGTTCTGCAAGTATGCATGACTCCTGTAAAAGCATTGGACTTTGAAGTAGGAAATGTGCGTCTGATAGAAGCATTCACACTTAGACCAGGCGAATGTCATGACGGAAACGGTAAGCTGCGTAATGCATGGGACGAGACCACCAATGCAATTCATTATGGCTTAGGCTAGGTCACCGCTTGTTTGTTCTCTGCACCGTAAATCTGACTACTTATTGACGATAACCCAACGTTTCTGCTATCCACTTGTTACTCAATGTGATATTAGCAGGGCCATGGAGGTCTACTCGTGTCTTCGACCTTGTCCTCATATGCAGGGTACCCACGGATAGGTACATTGGTACGGGGCATTGCATTCTTACGTCATGTAAGCTACTGCAATTGCTTATGTTAAAGTGGTATTGAGACACGGGGCTGCATGGTACGGTGCTTGTCCATTGTCATTGGATTTTAGGATTGATACATGTCGTTTCACTTAAATCGTAGCGGTGAAGAACTGTCTGGTATGAGTCAAACATTTGCTCTAGCTTTAGAAAGAAGGTCTAATCTTCTGAAACTACATAGTGGTTTTGAGCGGTTAATTACCTGTCTTGGTGACACAACTTGGACTTGACGAGTTGAATATAGATATCGGAAGAGGTTGCTCACGGGGTCTTGAGAGTGGGTATATTTCAGCCCGAAACAGCCATGGAGCAGTCTCATTTCTACCCCGCAGTTACGCTAAGAGGTCACGACGGGCTTATGGTGGGGGTGCAGGGTGCGATAGCGGCATGCAAAGCGATAAGACGACGTATAGACATTGAAGAGCAATTCAAGTACATGATGTGACAGAAGTGAAGCATTCCTATAGAAACCAAATAGATGAATGACTCAAAGTATCATGAGTATAAGTTATCATGATATGTATTTTAACCTCTGAAATAATGTAAACGAATAAAGTCACACTTTGACTTCTCGGGGTTTTCGTCCTATCTGACGGGCGTGAACTGTATGGACCAGATCCTCTTTAGTGCTAGCAGGGACCCCGGTTTAAGTGACGACAGCAGGCACTTGAAAGGTACAACATCAAACATATCGGATTGCAACGACCTTGAGGGGTTGTGAATGCCTGAAGGTCTAGTTCTAATTGCCTCATGCACACATCATGAAAACAAAGAACAATTCCATTAAAGGACCTCCATACCTTGATGACTATTCAACAGAGTTTAAGTTcatggcagtggcagtggcgTTTCAAAGAAACATGCAGCTGAAGCTCAAAGCGATCCACCTTAGTATgagtgaatgtgaatgtgcaCTTCATCCATCTATCTAACTGCCTGATTTCGTTACTTTTCTCCAACGCATATTTCctctctcctcctctttcttctcttttccctCGTCATCACCGCCTCAAAAGCCGAAACCATTTATTCCTGAGATGTTCCCTTGTTTATCTTCCTAGGCTGAAGCTACCTAAGGGTACGAACAACAAGACAAGGGAGGTATCTTATCAAGCAATGTGGAGACCCGAGCTTAATCCTCACGGCACGAAATCATAGGCAACTGACTGCCTACCATTAACATTAATCTCAACAACCTAATAGGAGGCTTTGTGTTTGACTTTTTCATCCTCAAAGTAACACTTCTGCTATTCGACGAGACTTTGTTTTCCTTTTACCAAAAGTccatataaaataaaacccCAGCCATTCGGCTTGCCTCTTCCTTCTGCCATTACAGCCCTACTTAGGCAACCAAGCTCGACAGCCCAAGTCAAGACGCCTCCGGGACAAGGAACGGACCTTGAAATAGTCACACTTCTTCTATCTAGTGCATAAGGGTCTCTTTTTGatctttatcttttattcTCTGGTTAGTAGTCTTTACTTCATCCctaccatcatcaccatctgCATACAAACCCATTACCAGATACACTTTGacacctttttcttttcaacCTTCTTGACCACCTATTTTATACAACAATCCCCCCGCCATCGCACCATTACACAGACGCCCCTTCCCCATTATCCGGCCTTCCGCTCACCCCTCACCTTATCCTCTCCTACCTCAGTCTCTCTTGCCCCTCGCAGTCCGACTTCACCTGACACCTCATCTATTATCCTGCATAGGCTGCTTCTTGTTACGAAGCCTGTGATGGAATAGAATCTCTTCCTGTTCTATTATCGTCTCGTTATGGAACAGCAAGATCCTCAAACTCTCCGCCCTCTTTCTACCGTGCCCCGTGATACTGAACACCGATCGACTCGCCAGTCCCCATCGTCATCGCCCTCGACCTCGCCGCTTACACCAGCTCCCGAGCGCCACGCCACGAGTTTCTCTTCTCGCCCGACAACGCCGAACAGAAATCTTTTGTCGACCTCTGAACCTACTCTTCGATTTCCTCGCCCACAAGGCAGTCGACATCTTGCCAACTGGATTTCATCTAGTAATCCAGACATCATGCGTTTCGCCACCACTTTCGAGGATGGGGGGCTCATGGCCGATTCCTCCTATGAACTAATCTCTAACATCGACACCGAGTCTCAGGATGGAAACTACAACGAGTCGATGAGCGAGTCTATTGACTCTTTCGATCTCGCCCGCCCCGATGACGTGCAAAGTTGCGCTGGCACTGAGCAGACCTACGACGACGAATCTATTACCGATGAGGGTGACGCCTCCGCCCAACAGACTCAAGAAGAGTCTGATGACATCTCTGAATCTATTGACGTCAACCAAACTCCGCAAACACAACAAAGCTGGGCTTCAGTAGTCAACAACGGCCCCCTCCCCGAGGTTGAGGCTGAAATTGAACCTGACGAAGCGCCCGAGCTTGAGTTGCAGCCTGCCGAGCAGGAGCCTGAGTCGGAAGACGAAGCTCGATCCAGGAGTTCTCTCGAGTATACCCAACAAAGCCTCAAGACCCCGTCGATTCCTAGCCCAGACGCTGGTAATATGGATAAGCTTGATCGATTGCCTCTGCCTACCGAGGTCGGCAATGACGAAGAGACTCAACGGGCGACACTTCACAAATGGTTGAAAGAAACCCAACACCCTGAATTCACGAACACAGAGGCAATCAGAAGAGTCGCCATGTCGTCCCTACCCGCTATCCTTCTGCTTGTCCTGGTCTCGTTGatcagcttcttcctctctccACTCGAGAGAGATGCGACTCCCCACATCCCCGCAGCCACTTCCGCTGTCACAACTCACCCCACTCTTTTATCCTCAAGTCGAAGCTCGCAGCCAACTTCGCAGTCCCTTTCCACATCTATAAGCTCAGCACTTATTCCCCTTCAGGACGCCCGCACCAATGAATGGCTTTGGGGCAGCCAGAGGATTGATGTGACTGTGAAGAGACATCAAGGAAACTTCTTGATTCATATGCCTCGAGGTATCAAGAAATCATGGCTTGATAGAGATTGTCTCAACTTCAACGCCAAGCGTGACGAGAAGCAAGTCCGATTTGGCACCTCATCAGTTGATGAAGGCATCGTACTCAAGATACCCAGAGATGAAGCCCATGGAACCGTCAAGATTGACATCTACACTACTTGCCGCCCCAGGATTCACAAAGTCCTTCAGGTTGAATTCGGGAAGGGCATATTTTCGGAAGCTCTGAATCTGACATTGTCTCTCGCTCAGCGTGTTCCAGAGCTTGTTCCTGCCGCTGCCCAGGAGGCAGAGCGACGCCTCGAGGACGCCAGACGCTCAATAGAGATTGCTTCCGGAAACTTCATGACCACGTCCGACACATTGTGCAAAGATCTTGGCATCAAATTCCAGGACGCTCACCGGTCTTTGAGTTGGGCCAAGAGGGACATCAAGTGCCGAGTTCATCTGGCAAAGCAAGGCATCTCAAAGAAGTTGGATGTTGTTGCAACTAATATCAGGCAATTCATCCCCGACACCGAAGCTGTGAAAAACCAAGCGGAGCTCGAATTGCTTCAGGCACAAATTAGAGCAAAGCTTTGGTGGCTCAAGGTAACTGCGGGTGCCGAAGAACATGATCGTTACCAACGTGCGGCCAGACAGTTCATGACTGGGAAGCTCCTGAAGAACAAACCTGTTCAAAAGCCCGCCAGCAAGGGGTCAGCTGGTTCGAAATCCTTCCGCGCTTTGTTTATCAAGTCTCGAGACGATTCAGGAGAACAGAAGAAATAGTGGTGCCAAAACTGCATCATAAAGTTGCTTACGCCATGGAGGatactttctttttggtCTCGTCGTTCGTATCAGGCATGGCAGCGTTGTCTCAAGGAATATTTTGGGTTCATTACTGAGGTATGGGGTTTTAGGGCACTGGTGGACTGGTGGACTGGAGTTTATGGGGTCTCATACCATTTGTAGACGTTTTTGCACTTACTTTTATTGGCTTTATACTTCCCTTTATTTCCACAATAGGTAgtcgatgttgttgatgcctTTTCTGCAGCTTGAGAGTGTTCTATCTGGACTGTGTCGTTGCTGAGCGGCGAACGGCATATATTGAGGAAACGGAAAAGGGGTCACTGTAAAACAATGGTAATTGAATTCATCCCATCTCCTGAACTGTGGTATTTGAGTTCCTGTTAATGGTTATGACGTTCAAGGCCAGTCCCATAGTGACGAAACGAGTCCATCGTGAAGTGCCCCAAGGAGCTACTTACTTGGAGGATCGAGATGACTCTTCCAACAGTACTCATATGTGACATTCGGGATCACAAAACCTCAGCGCTCTTGTAACAGCTCCCACCCTTCTCTCGTCACCAAAATTACAACTTATTGCAGTTGATGCCCTCATGATGGAACTAGTGTCCGCATTAATTAATGATGAATCCAGTCTGTTGCAGTTCCACATGATGAGTAACCCCACAACCAATCTTGAATCATTACAAGCATGTACCTACAGGGCGATCGTTGGCCCACGAGGTACTTAGCCACATATAATGTTCACTCCCAATCAAAAGCCAGTATTACGGACTTTCGCCATGCCTAAGAATCAACAGGGCACAACAGGGGAAATTGAGGGGCAACTTGCTGCTCAGTTTTTTTTCAGGCGGGACGGCAGCCTAACAAGGACGAAAACAAATCACCAGACCTTGACCGCAACCCACTTCTACCATCTACCATCATCACATAAATTCCCAACCACCCCTTGCTTTCTCGAAGCATATTCATAACCGCATTTCGCTTATCTTGGTAAGTCTAGTGCGCCTCTGATGGCCCTTGACTCGTGCTGTTTTTATGTCTGAATTTTTGATACCCTGGTGGGCAATCATGGCTCTGAGCCCCTCCTTGAGGAGGGGTAAAAGCCATGACTGCGGGACTAGGATCCTGGGTTACGAAAAAGTTGCTGACGTCTGAGGGGCAGTAGATTCAAATCACATACACAACCGATCATATCAACCGCCAAAATGTCTGCTTCCGAGCCCACCGAGCCCAAGGTCGAGGAGACCAAGCCTGTTGAGGCTGAGGGTGCTGCTGAGAAGCCTGTTACATCCTCCTCCGTCTTCTCCATGTTCGGCGGCGGtgccaagaaggagaagaaggaagatgaggagcgCGGCGACAACTCTGGCAGCGCCAAGGCTCAGCGAgaggctgctgaggctgCCAAGGGTGATGAGGTATGTTGACCTGTCTCAGCATGGCATGCTGTGGCCGTTCCCCTCGAACGCTTCAAGCTAACCAGACTTGCTTATATAGGAGGATGCTCCCGAGTCCGAGGACGTTCACTTCGAGCCCGTCATCAAGCTGACCGAGAAGGTTGACACCAAGACCAACGAGGAGGCCGAGGAGCAGACTTTCAAGATGCGCGCCAAGCTTTTCAAGTTCGTCAAGGAGAGCAGCGAGTGGAAGGAGCGTGGTACTGGTGACGTTCGCCTGCTCAAGCACAAGGAGAACGGCAAGACCCGACTGGTGATGCGACGCGACAAGACCCTCAAGGTCTGCGCCAACCACTACATCGTCCCCGAGATGAAGCTTTCCCCCAACGTTGGCTCCGATCGCAGCTGGGTCTGGAACGCCGCTGCCGATGTCAGCGAGGGTGAGCCCGAGGCTGTTACACTGGCCATTCGATTCGCCAACGCTGAGAGTAGGTTTTCTGGATGAAATGTACGACAGGATCCATTACTAACTTGTGTTCAGACGCCAACAACTTCAAGGATTCTTTCATGAAGGCCCAGAAGGAGAACGAGGAGATCTTCAACAAGGCTGAGGAGGCCGAGGCTCCTGCTTCCTAAATAGCTCGCACTTAGAACCCTTCCCCGATTCCCCTGCCCTTTCGGAGTTCGATCTCGATATTCTCAAGGACTCACACTCGTTCGTAGTCCTGCGATGTCTACAGAAGTCGTACTCCAACACTCCCACAACGCATGACAGAGCATCACGCAGGCATCTCGCATTGCTGCGATGCTTGGCTCATCACACAAACACGCACCACACCACAACCCCGCCACAACACCATATCCCCCAAGTTCGGTTTTCAGATGGATAGACAGAGATTCCTAAGGACAGAGAGGTTTCTTGAGGTGAACTGTTCGAGTTTAGCCTCAAGGCGGATCagtggatggatggacggATGGTTAGTTAGCATCATAGGAACATCAGATCACATAGCACCCTCTGTTAAAgaagtaaaagaaaaaaattcCATAGCCATATGGTTCCTCTTATCGTGTGAGCTTAACTGGTTATTTGCCAAGCTTTGAAGTTGCTGTGGGTATATCTGTGGCTCATGGTTTAGGAGCAGATGTGGCTGGCAAGACGCTTTTATGGATACGATGGGATCACTGCTTGTCGTACGGACCATGATGAATATATGTGATATTTGTAAATACTGCCAACTACCTACTGTGCCATTTCAGTCAAGTCAGTTTCTTGCAAATACAACTGCTAAAACAATGGATGAAGGCAGTGCTGCGATCCTCCCAGTAGAATGAGAAGTATTGTTAGCTCTGACGAAGAGTTGTAAAGACAACAAAGATCAAAACTCTCTACCATAACCCTAGTTTTAGTAAAAAAGACATTCACGTCATCCTGAATGTTTAAAAGACATAATAGGCCATGTCATGATGTAGTTAAAGCAAGGAAAAAGCACGGAGCCCGACGCGGTTATGGTGCAGCGTTGTAGTGGAGAGGGCAGTGATTCAGCGTGTCGTGCTGGAAGTTGGTATCCAACAGGTATCCGTACAGGGACGAATTATGTCCTTGTCGACACAACCCAAAGTCTAGCGACATCATGGGCTATAACTCTCGAACTCTTTCCATCTCTTATTTGACCTTTTAGCAACGCGTTTATCTCCAAAGTTTATGTCAGAAAAGCGCCGAGTTTGGCAGCCGTGTCTTGTTGTTCTCTCAGGTTCACGCTTCAGAACCCCGTTAGTTGTCTCTGGGCAGGTACCTgtccccatccccatccccGTTCATCAACCGCGCCTGCCCTGCACTCCAGCCTTCCTTTCCCTTCTGCTTCTGGCCCCCCGTCCAACCAACCGCCGTGGGCCTCAGCTCTGTCCAGTTGCTGGCGCTTCTCCGTTTTCCGACGTCTCCCATCCATTTCGTTGTAGGAATTTATCCCCTTGTAACCCAATACATACTTCCTCATTGACATTGTGCGTCTCTTGTGTATCCGCGTCAATCATCTTGGCTGTTTATCATCTCCCCGATCTCTGACTATTCGACTCTCTCAATTGCTGTTGCAGAACAACAGAAAAGATGTTGGTTGAGGTAAGTCGAAAATCCCAGCCTTTCGCCTCGGGTTACTCTCTGCTGGTTTGATGTATATTCCAAGCGCTGGCCGCGCTTATGCACATGTTTGTTCATGTTGTCTGTTTGCTCAAGTTCTTTCCCGTCCGTTGCAGTCTCTTTGGCCGGGCAGCTTTCTGGTTGATGGTTGCGGTGTGAGGTGCTttgctttcctttcctttctgcACTGTTTCGACATTGACGTGTGTCGCGCCGTGAGAGAGGCTTTGCAAAGATTGGTCGCGGTCTGTTGATGTTTGCCTCTATACATAAAATTCATCTGCAACTGCAACTGCCAGTGCCAGCGCAGTGCCGATGTCAGTGACAGCCGTTGCGCGTTCGGGTCGGACAGCTAGAAACAGGCAGCCACAAATGAGATGCTCATGATGGCTTCTATCCGACAGCGATTCACGTACTGCTTGTTACGGTTCTCAATCTTCCATCGACCGCCGGCCTGGTCTCGCCGTTTTGCTCTCTCTTCGCGCTTGTTTATTGCTCGAGCTACTATTTTATCATCACCCTCGTTTGCTCACATTCGTGTTTACTACCACCTGCTGTTATCACGTTTCTGTCTGGCCAGTACCGGCGCATTTCCGTTCGTTTTTTTCATTTATACGATAGCTTGTGTTACCGCGCAGCTATACTGTGCATCTTGTCCGCATCGCGCAAGAACTGCGCATCCCAGAActcatcatcatggctccGCGCACTCGCCCAGCGTCATCAGGCCGAAAATTGCTATTAGCCACTTCTAAAACTAAAGCTAACGTCTCGCTTCAGCGCAAAGTCAAGGTCGTTACTGAGCAGAATGTCATGTAAGTTTGCACCTTTCTCCAGCTTGCGACGCT carries:
- a CDS encoding hypothetical protein (BUSCO:43242at5125) — encoded protein: MSTAAQEEFNDLVAKNTHRETLHPEDRDDPDFKDIQDLSEEDLFRNAQIDNAMRMPTVDRLTGAGASDIKLPPVSFDSGRATGVKGVIADARNYEAARKNKWRHRVRTARNSIFGIESTPAPAKSDTDSSEDDAKSDADEEAFLAEWRESRRRELESEANRSVRNNRRTSPSVRIYGRLDEVDALGYLDAIEKVGRETTVVVFVYDHECEVSATIEQALMPIVKANPEVHFVKVHYEEIEFDNAAVPAILGYRNQGDLFANLTGLIEMIPDDETFGTSSLRQLFQKHTIL
- a CDS encoding hypothetical protein (TransMembrane:1 (i299-320o)~BUSCO:26779at5125) encodes the protein MEQQDPQTLRPLSTVPRDTEHRSTRQSPSSSPSTSPLTPAPERHATSFSSRPTTPNRNLLSTSEPTLRFPRPQGSRHLANWISSSNPDIMRFATTFEDGGLMADSSYELISNIDTESQDGNYNESMSESIDSFDLARPDDVQSCAGTEQTYDDESITDEGDASAQQTQEESDDISESIDVNQTPQTQQSWASVVNNGPLPEVEAEIEPDEAPELELQPAEQEPESEDEARSRSSLEYTQQSLKTPSIPSPDAGNMDKLDRLPLPTEVGNDEETQRATLHKWLKETQHPEFTNTEAIRRVAMSSLPAILLLVLVSLISFFLSPLERDATPHIPAATSAVTTHPTLLSSSRSSQPTSQSLSTSISSALIPLQDARTNEWLWGSQRIDVTVKRHQGNFLIHMPRGIKKSWLDRDCLNFNAKRDEKQVRFGTSSVDEGIVLKIPRDEAHGTVKIDIYTTCRPRIHKVLQVEFGKGIFSEALNLTLSLAQRVPELVPAAAQEAERRLEDARRSIEIASGNFMTTSDTLCKDLGIKFQDAHRSLSWAKRDIKCRVHLAKQGISKKLDVVATNIRQFIPDTEAVKNQAELELLQAQIRAKLWWLKVTAGAEEHDRYQRAARQFMTGKLLKNKPVQKPASKGSAGSKSFRALFIKSRDDSGEQKK
- the SBP1 gene encoding single stranded nucleic acid binding protein (BUSCO:50724at5125), whose product is MSASEPTEPKVEETKPVEAEGAAEKPVTSSSVFSMFGGGAKKEKKEDEERGDNSGSAKAQREAAEAAKGDEEDAPESEDVHFEPVIKLTEKVDTKTNEEAEEQTFKMRAKLFKFVKESSEWKERGTGDVRLLKHKENGKTRLVMRRDKTLKVCANHYIVPEMKLSPNVGSDRSWVWNAAADVSEGEPEAVTLAIRFANAENANNFKDSFMKAQKENEEIFNKAEEAEAPAS